In a single window of the Drosophila albomicans strain 15112-1751.03 chromosome 3, ASM965048v2, whole genome shotgun sequence genome:
- the LOC117567686 gene encoding protein Mo25, whose product MPLFGKSQKTPVELVKSLKEAINALEAGDRKVEKAQEDVSKNLVSIKNMLYGSSDAEPPADYVVAQLSQELYNSNLLLLLIQNLHRIDFEGKKHVALIFNNVLRRQIGTRSPTVEYICTKPEILFTLMAGYEDAHPEIALNSGTMLRECARYEALAKIMLHSDEFFKFFRYVEVSTFDIASDAFSTFKELLTRHKLLCAEFLDANYDKFFSQHYQRLLNSENYVTRRQSLKLLGELLLDRHNFTVMTRYISEPENLKLMMNMLKERSRNIQFEAFHVFKVFVANPNKPKPILDILLRNQTKLVDFLTSFHTDRSEDEQFNDEKAYLIKQIRELKPLPEA is encoded by the coding sequence ATGCCACTGTTTGGTAAATCACAGAAGACGCCAGTTGAATTGGTAAAGTCGCTGAAGGAAGCAATTAATGCACTGGAGGCAGGCGATCGCAAGGTGGAGAAGGCGCAGGAGGATGTAAGCAAAAATCTGGTGTCCATCAAGAATATGCTGTACGGCAGCAGCGATGCGGAGCCACCAGCGGATTATGTTGTCGCTCAGCTGTCGCAGGAGCTGTATAACAGcaatctgctgctgttgctcataCAGAATCTGCATCGCATCGATTTTGAGGGTAAAAAGCATGTGGCACTCATATTCAACAATGTGCTCCGTCGACAGATCGGCACCCGATCCCCCACAGTGGAATACATCTGCACGAAACCGGAGATACTCTTCACACTGATGGCCGGCTACGAGGATGCACATCCCGAGATTGCCCTCAACTCGGGTACGATGCTGCGCGAATGCGCCCGCTACGAAGCGCTGGCAAAGATCATGCTGCATTCGGATGAGTTCTTCAAGTTCTTCCGTTACGTGGAAGTGTCCACGTTCGACATTGCCTCGGATGCCTTCTCCACCTTCAAGGAGCTACTGACACGCCATAAGCTGTTGTGTGCCGAATTCCTCGACGCCAACTATGACAAGTTCTTTTCGCAGCATTATCAGCGTCTGTTGAACTCCGAGAACTATGTGACCCGACGTCAGAGTCTGAAATTATTGGGCGAACTGTTGCTGGACAGGCATAACTTTACCGTAATGACACGATATATATCAGAGCCGGAGAACCTGAAGCTAATGATGAACATGCTTAAGGAACGTTCACGTAACATTCAATTCGAGGCGTTTCATGTCTTCAAAGTGTTTGTGGCGAATCCAAATAAACCGAAACCCATTCTGGACATCCTGCTGCGCAATCAAACGAAACTGGTCGATTTCTTGACCAGCTTCCACACGGATCGATCCGAGGATGAGCAGTTCAACGATGAGAAGGCCTATCTGATTAAGCAGATAAGGGAGCTGAAACCGCTGCCCGAGGCTTAG